The following coding sequences lie in one Argopecten irradians isolate NY unplaced genomic scaffold, Ai_NY scaffold_1117, whole genome shotgun sequence genomic window:
- the LOC138313960 gene encoding putative nuclease HARBI1 — protein MSPQMFLALYKSLIRPIVEYATPVSSPHLVRDMTVIENVQRRATKRIPCLKHLSYQDRLKSLSLPTLQYRRERADIIQTYKILNHLDILNVESLFDEIGRTSTRGHSRKLYKRQFRLGKSGHFFSNRVINIWNSLPEEVVCSPSLNTFKSRLNKYWKNHQQNFNHLSDKIDEVFRRFRFRPRTIIFIVGLIENVVTHRTKRSLALPPLLQVLVTLRFLATGAFQQLIGDSLNRISQPTISRIVRRVTRALTSLVKDFIKFPTGRAATTVKQEFGSIAGFPNVLGCVDGTFIRIKRPTQNEADFLNRKGYHSLNVQAICDAHMRITSFNASWPGSVHDSRIWNSSALKDQFENGVHDGLLLGDSGYACRRYMMTPYLHPADRSQERFNSSLCRTRVRVEQTFGVLKARFPCLRFGLRMAPECAVTVTSACIILHNIGILRSDILDVEIDNNNQLHIQDQGVLAQPDGKHVRNHIARQYF, from the exons ATGAGTCCTCAAATGTTCCTGGCACTGTATAAATCACTTATTCGTCCAATTGTGGAATACGCAACACCAGTATCCTCACCACACCTGGTCAGAGACATGACcgtcattgaaaatgtacaaagaCGAGCAACAAAAAGGATACCGTGTTTAAAGCATCTATCCTACCAAGATCGCTTAAAGAGTCTAAGTCTACCAACACTTCAATATCGTAGAGAGCGCGCAGATATCATCCAAACCTACAAAATTCTAAATCATTTGGACATACTGAACGTTGAGTCACTATTCGATGAAATTGGACGAACTTCAACAAGGGGGCACTCCAGAAAACTATATAAAAGGCAATTCAGACTGGGAAAATCAGGCCACTTCTTCAGCAACAGAGTTATCAACATCTGGAATTCTCTACCAGAGGAAGTGGTGTGTTCACCATCTCTTAACACCTTCAAGTCAAGACTCAATAAGTACTGGAAAAACCACCAGCAAAATTTCAACCATCTTTCtgacaaaatt GACGAAGTGTTCCGTCGGTTTAGGTTTAGACCAAGAACGATCATTTTTATTGTAGGTCTAATAGAAAATGTTGTAACACATCGTACGAAACGCAGCCTCGCGCTTCCGCCTCTATTGCAGGTGCTAGTAACATTAAGATTTTTAGCAACAGGCGCGTTCCAGCAGTTGATTGGCGATTCTTTGAACAGGATTTCCCAGCCCACCATTAGCAGGATTGTGCGGCGTGTCACAAGAGCTTTGACCAGTCTTGTGAAAGATTTCATCAAATTTCCGACTGGCAGGGCGGCAACAACAGTCAAACAAGAGTTTGGGTCAATAGCAG GATTCCCTAATGTGCTCGGCTGCGTTGATGGAACCTTCATCAGAATAAAACGCCCAACACAGAACGAAGCTGACTTCCTGAATAGAAAAGGGTATCATTCCCTTAACGTACAG GCAATCTGTGATGCCCACATGAGGATAACAAGCTTCAATGCATCCTGGCCAGGCAGTGTCCATGACTCCAGGATTTGGAATTCCTCTGCATTGAAAGACCAATTTGAAAATG GAGTACATGATGGTTTGTTGCTGGGAGACTCTGGGTACGCATGCAGAAGGTATATGATGACACCATACCTTCATCCAGCTGACCGGTCACAGGAACGGTTCAACAGCAGCCTGTGTAGGACCAGAGTTCGAGTAGAACAAACCTTCGGAGTATTGAAGGCCAGATTTCCTTGCCTGAGATTCGGTCTCAGAATGGCACCTGAGTGTGCAGTGACTGTGACATCAGCATGTATTATATTGCACAATATAGGTATTTTAAGGTCGGACATCTTAGATGTGGAGATTGATAACAACAATCAACTCCATATCCAAGATCAGGGAGTACTTGCTCAGCCAGATGGAAAACATGTAAGAAATCATATTGCCAGacaatacttttaa
- the LOC138313958 gene encoding uncharacterized protein isoform X2, with the protein MMGIPSGIDTDVLPICPERGVCSADSLNEIQAALPSTNGSGNTTFTVSCSDVPSCSDAPNVATCSTTVTVTDEPISGKRLSTSHCDESRSKKQKTTSVLTEKNLLLDNQRLQEEIEKIKEDRKRIKTESEKLEKEKQVLDLKFAYWTLKLQHEFQF; encoded by the exons ATGATGGGTATCCCTAGTGGGATAGATACAGATG TGTTGCCAATCTGCCCAGAGAGAGGAGTTTGCAGTGCTGACAGTTTGAATGAAATTCAAG CTGCACTTCCATCAACAAATGGATCAGGAAATACTACAT tCACTGTATCATGTTCAGATGTCCCATCATGTTCAGATGCCCCTAACGTTGCTACATGTAGTACTACCGTTACCGTTACTGATGAGCCCATTAGTG GAAAACGTTTGTCAACATCACATTGTGATGAATCCAGAAGTA AAAAACAGAAAACCACATCTGTCCTGACAGAAAAAAACCTCCTTCTTGACAACCAGAGGCTTCAAGaagaaatagagaaaataaaAGAGGACAGAAAAAGAATCAAAACTGAAAGTGAAAAGTTGGAAAAAGAAAAGCAAGTGCTTGACTTAAAATTTGCCTACTGGACCTTGAAGTTACAGCAcgaatttcaattttaa
- the LOC138313958 gene encoding uncharacterized protein isoform X1, with amino-acid sequence MMGIPSGIDTDAVLPICPERGVCSADSLNEIQAALPSTNGSGNTTFTVSCSDVPSCSDAPNVATCSTTVTVTDEPISGKRLSTSHCDESRSKKQKTTSVLTEKNLLLDNQRLQEEIEKIKEDRKRIKTESEKLEKEKQVLDLKFAYWTLKLQHEFQF; translated from the exons ATGATGGGTATCCCTAGTGGGATAGATACAGATG CAGTGTTGCCAATCTGCCCAGAGAGAGGAGTTTGCAGTGCTGACAGTTTGAATGAAATTCAAG CTGCACTTCCATCAACAAATGGATCAGGAAATACTACAT tCACTGTATCATGTTCAGATGTCCCATCATGTTCAGATGCCCCTAACGTTGCTACATGTAGTACTACCGTTACCGTTACTGATGAGCCCATTAGTG GAAAACGTTTGTCAACATCACATTGTGATGAATCCAGAAGTA AAAAACAGAAAACCACATCTGTCCTGACAGAAAAAAACCTCCTTCTTGACAACCAGAGGCTTCAAGaagaaatagagaaaataaaAGAGGACAGAAAAAGAATCAAAACTGAAAGTGAAAAGTTGGAAAAAGAAAAGCAAGTGCTTGACTTAAAATTTGCCTACTGGACCTTGAAGTTACAGCAcgaatttcaattttaa